The nucleotide sequence AAAGGTAACATTCTGATggtcaatataaaatattacagggGCTTCTGGGTATTATCCAGTTATGGGACTTGATCTTTCtcctctagtttctccagcttcgCATCGCCTTGGCAGATGAACTGGGAACAGGAATTTCCATGTGGGAATTGGGACAAGGACTGGACTATTTCTACGATCTTTTGTGAACCGACCTCCGTCTGTCTGATTTGCTTCCAAATAATAAAGTGCAATTTAATAAAGCACTTCAGATATTTATGACAATACTGTCGTCGTCGAGCATgccaataaatttatttttaattatgtgtgTTATCATGCGCATTCTTGGCAGTGAATCAGcattttactgtcatttattttattcaggaaTACAATTTAAGGTACATATTTGGTTTTTCATACTATATTACGTTCATAATACTGCACATTACAGATTTAGTTTCTTTTGCATTGCAAATCACAACCTTGATAATacatcacagaattttttttgacattagataatgaagcaaaacaaaacatctcAGAACAGGGCTTCGTAAGCTTAAGTTGATCGTAGCTCCATTGGTTTCAACAGGTCTACGATGTGGTTAAGCTTACGATGCTTTTAGGAAACACAGCCCAGATCAGTTCCTCTTATCATGATCTTCATATTCAcaggatatataaaaaaaaaaagaaagaaaaaaaaatagttcctgTTAAAGTGCCCAATCTTCTACTTTACAGGAGCTTTGAACTCGGTGACACTCTTAATTACCAAAGATAATCATAATCATGTCTGCACTAACAAATGGAAGTCTGATGAattttaaaagctgaaatgtggtcttttttagttattttagtggaTTTAATATTCTAGGGGGAATTCTGGTGTTATAGTTAAAAATGAAGCATTTTATTGGAGTGCATAactttgaaattaatttagttaatatatatatatgcatgtgctCCTTTCTaggcattcaaaataaaattgagTGATAAGTGAAACTAAAATCTAGCGCAAACATTGGGAGTGTCATCTTGGCATGATTTTCATACTTGTGAATGTGCTTTAAACAGCCATTTCTAAAACACTTCCGGTTCACATTTCATTGGTGTGGTCCTTTGTTCTTTCCCTTCTGAACAGGCGAAGCGTTTATCTGATGTTGCACAGCAGAATCAGGTTATTGACGGCCGCTGACGTGGACTGAACGTTTTGGCCCGTTACAAGATGGCGGTCCAGAACCACGTGAACGGCGTCCTCAATGCTCGCTGTGAggaattaaatttatttagttaaaaactaTGCTTCAAATTAATACAATTAGCATGTGGTAAAGGGAAAGGGATGGAGGTCACCTAAAAATAAACTGATGTGTTACTTATGAGATTTAAATATTATGCCAATTTAACAAAGGAATATCGTTTGACGTGTTTTAGAGTGGCGTGAGAGATGAGATCACCGTTGCCGCCTCAAAGCACAAGTAGTAAACCGATCATCTCTTCTGCTTTACAACTTTATAGCACGAAATGTATGGAATGATATTccggacattattcaaaaggaattgcaaattgtatttgcaatttgtgaacgcataaaatgtgacaatccaaacgcaaatgcaaatggcgcattaccgtttgcattttcgtTTTTGCGAACGCACAGTGAGTGCCAAATTTCAAATTGAAAAGCGAAGTCCATTTGCAAATGCAATTCTCATGTTTtacgagctatgagcctgtcatatttaaaaagcaatattaactaccacatttgcttttttactctctctgcacagcgcatgtaaactgccaaaactcaaatggaatcgcaattcctCTTGCATTTGAATTTCCAGACATCGACAGGGctggggccattttattgggtgTGTTTCCATTGGGATGTGACGTCACTCACAGTCGACcgtaataaacaattattaatagacATTTTTTTGTCCTACATTGTCCtttgaatgttttgaaaaatggaagTAATCGGTGAAATTGTGGAGGACATTTGACACTTGATAACAGTTCATATGGTACAGATTTCCTTTTACTCAGAAGCCATTTGGTTTTGGACTGGTTAAATGAGTTTGTGGCCTTGACGAACAGCATCATCAGTAATGATGTCTTCGCCAGTCTAAGTGAAGTGGCCTTTTTCGTTTTATTGTACatgtacagtgaggaaaattgcattCGCCAatgcgagctgactgatgttatcaagtacgctcctgtttcacgagttcacccttacatctaatctgaaggcaaatttTGGCgcgctgtcctgggggaggggtccgggcccggagcatagcccgaacccaattAACTCCcccatccctaatttgggataaatagattagaagtgaggagttggggtggaggagggatggcgaaaaactgtcgtgggacaggaggtaggaagactggctATATATACGCTTATGTGCTAGTTAAGATAGATTTAAGATTAGCtaaatgagatgcacctgtgccaaattggatgattatctgatcgtgcttctcccgaactttgttaataaaaccacatttgcagaattaccggatttgcgtcgtcacggacatcacactcccaagtcgaatgcacaaagtctgaactaccgtggatgcaagtccaaaatcagAGTTCTTTgaattgagaaacgcgcgcagacctacatcaccagactatttgcctaatcttcccggtactttagactGCGATGGAAACACAGAAATCAACaagtctggggggaaaaaatttGGTAgaaactaggggtgtaacggtacgcaaaaaccACGGTTCGGTaagtacctcggttttaaagtcacagttcggtaaattttcggtacagtaagggaaataaatgcaaacattaaactgcaggttgtttattactaaacacttaaaaaataatttttaataaaatataaaataaaaaaaagaataaaaaaataaaatactgctgcaaagatCACCTCTAAATAAAGTACTCTCAgcctcaaaccaatatcataatatcattaaaaatataattaaataactatgattacagtgcagcattgccaatcccagcttgtaggcctgcttcaccagaaccgtgcctgacgcgctgctgctgctgtaggtgacacaGAGGGAGACCTCCGACAGAtcaggctcttgtcttcacgacaacaatatctatacttaatgttgagcataaatataaagcctactgataaaggacacaatcaacagtattgacggcaatatagatgtttgacaggtgcaatatttgaaaatcgataattattaatttgttttttaaattacatttatatctgaatttgtcaacctatagactttcaaacatcaaagtgtcatgatttaatgtatttgtgtacaaaatgacatctaaactttTTCCTATTCTATTTCGCCTgtaaacgcttccaacacgcttgcATGTCgcatgaaaaataggcgtcggttctatttctagcatgcacgcgttttctgCGCTGctcgagccgcgcgtctcacgcaggcagtctgcaagctctaacctgttaacatgggagccgaattaaaaacggacaccccacgcagctgagacgcttgcaccatgcatccagtgtgtcgctggcctgaTAATCACCTGCAGGGCTGGATTTGCGCtaaacgcggagacttccgccactttttatatttacttatattccgcgcacaaaatattgcattccgtcattcggtacacacatgcaccataccgaaagccctgtaccgaaacggtccagtacgaatacacgtaccattacacccctagtggaaacgcggcattagatCAGCAAAGACATCATTACTGATGATGCTGTTAGTCAAGGCCACAAACTCATTTAACCTGTCCAAACCAAATGGCTCCTGAGTAAAAGGAAATCTGTACCGTATAAACTGTCATCTAGTGTCAAATGTCCTCCACAATTTAACAGATTACTtccattttttcaaaacattctgcaaaatcgtgtattaataattgtttattacgGTCGACTGTGACTGATGTCACATCCCAATGGAAACAcacccaataaaatggccccGCCCCGTctcttgattgacaggtttccgtgtagacgtcggaaattcaaatgcaaaaggaattgcgattccatttgagttttggcagtttacatgcgctgtgcagagagagtgaaaaggcaaatgtggtaattaatattactttttaaatatgacaggctcatagctccTAAGACATGAGAATTGCATTTGCAAATGGACTTCGCTTTTCAATTTGAAATTTGGCACTCACTGTGCGTTCGTGAAAGCAAAAATGCAAACAGTAATGCGCAATTtgcatttggattatgtcacatttatgcgtccacaaattgaaaacgccattgcaaatacaatttgcaattccttttgaataatgtccggAATATCATTCCATAGAAATACACGTAAATGAACAACAGAAGGTAtgtttaaaaatttaattcaacTTACTGAATGTGTCATATCTCTTGTAATCGCCCAATCAGTATTTCAATCAAGGAGAGATTGATAAATATATTGTAAGCAATGTCAGGTACTATAACCTTACCTCAGAAAAGCCGTTAAATGTCAACAGCTCGATAGTTAGCTTGACTAATTAAGCTctagagagggaaaaaaagtcctaaatatatgcactatattatatattcattatatttaaacttttccgtaaatatttgtatgtttgaataaatctcCTGCTTtgttttaacatatatatttaaacaaattaaagaaTTAGAGTATatgtataatacataattaaaaaggTATAAATTGTTAAACTGCCTTATGCAAATGCTTGTACACAAATCACTTGTTAATTTTAACCtttaatattacagtaatgagtATAACTGACAGCACATGCTAAAGTAAACATTCATGCAAGCTTGTgtattgaaattaaattatgaGAGATATgacaatacccagccctaattACAACCAAAATGTGAGCTGTTCCTCAAACAAAGCTGTCAGAAGACttcaaatatagaaatatatattggATGACTTATGATGAAAGTAAGTCAAACAATTTGGGAATGGCTTTAATAAACCTCACCTGTATAAGATCCACCATTGTCTTTGATGAAATCCTCCACAATCAGAGGCAGGTTGGCAAATTCAGGAGAACGTACCAGCTCAAACACAGAGGGCTGTCAAAAACATCACTTTAGAATAGCGTTTTCATCATAAATCCATGGTTTGTTGATTCATATTACATTATCACTCACCCCAGTCATGCTGTAGCCACTAAATATCCATTTCTGTTCCTCTGTAGCGCAGCAGAGAGCAGCTACTCCCTGTCCCACAGCACACACAGGCTCTACAATCACACAGACCCGAATCAATCAAACCCATCTCAGTTTACAGAGACAGAGCGACACGCTTCTTAATCTGAAAACCAAGCAATCCAAATGCTCTCCATTGATTTTATGTTGCAGAAAGCTGCCTCCTTATCATTTGACTTGtaacaaaaaacagaacaaagCCTAAAAGTTGCTGTGTGACAAGGTGTACAACAAACAAGCTACCAAAAACCAAAAAAATgagtgtttaaagggttagttcagccaaaaatttaaaAGCAGGCGTATCTTTCAGTGTAATGAGACAGTGCTCTACTTTTGTGTCcttattgattattttttgggTTGGCAGCTTATAAAAATGCAGTTCTGGGTTTTTTAGCATGTTTGCTGTACACCTCATCACTCAAGCAACTTTCAGGCATGGttcttaattttgttttaagTCCGAAACAACAAGAAGGCAGCTTCCCACAATACAAAGCCAATGGAGAGGGTTGGATTATTTTCCTCTGGGTGGGTGAGGCCTAAATGCGGTCTGGTTAAACCCTGAGGTTTCTAAGAAGCAGAGACCCTCACTTTGATGAGACATGAAGTGGGACAGGATTCGTGCGAGGGATCCGCTGTGAGCGAGATCATTCAGGGCTCCCGGACAGTCAGGGATCAGTAGCGCCTGATAGCGGGCACCTGAAACATCACACATGTGCTTATGTTAACAATGGCACTTAATGCACACAGACTCAAGAAAGCAGAGAGATGTCAGACCATCGATAGACTCCAGCTTGGCCGGGTTTGCATAGGGTTTGACGCTGAACTCTTGCACCCATCGGGCTGTGCAGTCATCCACACCGGTAAAGTCGATCGACTTCCCctgtgagacaaaaaaaaaggggAGACATCCAGCACATTGCGTTTCATATATGGatgaataaacactgattgtagatgctgcagtgtgtgtttccTCACGCCAGGTGTCGCTGTCTGCAGGTTAAACACTGAACTGCACAAATTAAAACACTGATGGAACGACCTCGCTGAAACTCCTGCAGGAAAACACAACACACTTTAATGAGTTACATTCACAGTAAACAGAAAACACTAACACTGTTCAAAGAGGAATTTAAAAACAGATCAAAGTGCACTGTTATTACCATCTGATCATCCATTTGGAtccttgaacttttttttttatcattatataaaaGCACTTTGAAAAAATACAATCCAAAAAAGTAATAATGAGATCTTTCacgagaaaaacaaaacaaatacaaaacctgCATTGAAAATTTATtaacactaaattaatttcaatatattataaacattgaacttaatttatataaaatggatacatagcctatatttaaatttttataaaaataatgttacataatTAGCTTAATTAGGCACAGTAGATATCCATTTTCAAGAccacaaatattacattaaatataatttcaaaatttatAGAGTtcttattttatacaatatattttcgaaaaaaataaatatacaattagaAAATGTTAGTATTAtatccatatgtgtgtgtgtgtatgtgtaatataTAGCAATGTTGTTTTGTAAAATCTTAAGTGCGATTTTTGgtgaattatattaaataaaacattataattattaacaaatagGTAGAGTCACAAATATCATCATAACTATTTATTACACTCATAATATATGTAACCTATACAACAATTTAAAATCTGAAACATACAAACATGTATTGTACCGATTCACTGGTAATAAAATTTGGCCGTTAATTATATTTTGACCATTAACTCAAATAGAAACGGTCCATTTCAGAAATCCATTACCCTTCCCGTAAATAATAATGTTCATTTGACGCGATGTTGTGAGTCTTACCTGCAGATGCAGCACTGGCCACAATCAGACATGTAGGTTTAGATGTCATTTTAGATGCTTTAGATCGACAAATTTACTAAGTTTCGATGCTTATAGAGACTGAGCATCAACAAACGATAATGGCAATACTAACGTCAACAATAAT is from Carassius auratus strain Wakin chromosome 25, ASM336829v1, whole genome shotgun sequence and encodes:
- the LOC113042886 gene encoding glutamine amidotransferase-like class 1 domain-containing protein 1, which encodes MTSKPTCLIVASAASAGVSARSFHQCFNLCSSVFNLQTATPGGKSIDFTGVDDCTARWVQEFSVKPYANPAKLESIDGARYQALLIPDCPGALNDLAHSGSLARILSHFMSHQKPVCAVGQGVAALCCATEEQKWIFSGYSMTGPSVFELVRSPEFANLPLIVEDFIKDNGGSYTASIEDAVHVVLDRHLVTGQNVQSTSAAVNNLILLCNIR